DNA from Roseimicrobium sp. ORNL1:
TTCTGTGCGGTCACGCGTTTGATCTTCTGCGAGATGAAGTTGTCGATCGCATTCTGCGTCGGGTATCCCTCAGTTGCTTCCGGGACCTTCACTTCCGGAGTGTCGGCAAGCCACTTGGTGGCAGCTTCATGGCGCTTCACCCAGTAGCCGGCCTGTCCACGGCGGAGAGCAGCACGGGCTTCTGAATTTACCTCAGCGAGCTTCAGGTCCTGCTTCGCTTCATAGGCCGCCCAGGCCTGATCGTTGTAGGCGAGGGGTTCCTTGCCCGGAGTGAGCAGTTCCCAGGTCTCCGTGCCCTGCTTCGACCAGGCCACGACCATTTCTCCGGTTTCCGGGCGGCGACGATTCTTCGCGCCCAGCACACCGCCCACCATCTGCTCGAGCATCACCACATGCTCGCCACCCTTGAACTCGAACTCAATGACCGACTCCTGCGTTCCGGGAGGAGCAAAGCGGAAATCCGGGCCAAGGTCGAGATAGGTGGCCTGCTCTGCGACATAACCATGACCACCGCTGTCCGGCTTGGCGAAGGCTAGCTTCATGACAAGCTTGCCATCAATGTACAACTGCGAGGCGCTGCGGCCACGCAGCAGCAGGCGGTGCTTGCCTTCGGGCAGGGTTACCTTGGCAGCGGCGCGAAGCACCAGCGGATTGGCACGATCACCGCGTACCCCCGTGTCCACGTACTTCTGGGGAATATCGCTGATGCCGAAGGCCGCGATGTCATACGACTCATCAGCCTTGGGTGGGACGGTCGGCCAGGCGTTCTTGGCCGGCACGCCACTCTCACAGATCTCCACGCGCACGAGGCCTTTTGGAAGCGTGTCCGGATTCACCACCGGAGGAGGGGGAATGAACTGATAACGCTGGGCCAGCAATGTCTCCGGCACTGCTTTCCGATAGATCGCGATCTCATCCAGCCAGCCGCGCAACGTGTTGCCTTCGCCGCCACCGTAGCCAGTGCCAATCATGATGTCGTCGCCATCCTGCACGGGAGCGCGGTCAGATTTGCCATCCAGATCCCAGGTGCCCTTCACTTCCTTGCCATCGATAAAGCCGCGGATGCTGGATCCCTTGCCGAAGGTGTAAGTCACAGCAACGTGGTGCCAGCCACTGCCGGGCGTGAACCCTTCCGTGGTCACCCAGCGGTGGTAGCCTTCCTTCTCCCCTGGCTTGTCAGGAAGACTGCGGAACAGAAACGTAGGCCGCGCCTCGCCGCCTTCACCCTTGAGGCGGAGTGCGTAGTTTTGATTCTCCGGGGTGAAGTCCTTGCTCTTGTTGCGGCCCTTGCCGATGAGGTAGCAGTACGAGCCGTTGCGAATCTCCTCCACGTTCACCCAGGCTTCGAGCGTGATGGCATCGCCCATGCCGAAGCGCACGTTGGTGTCGGGCAGGTCGGATTCCTTCACCACAATGGCGGTGTTGGTGCCACCAAAGTAGGCTGCTTTGTTGTCCGCATGAAATGCCGGGAAGGTGGGAGGCAGGGGACCATCTTCAAGTTGCTCCTTGCCCTTCCACTTACCAGCTTCCTTGGCATCAAAGGTCCACTTTGCGATGGGCTTGTAATCCGCGGCTTTGGGATTCTCCTTGGAATCATTCTGCGCATCATTCGCAGTGTCGTTGTTGCCAGCATCAGTCTGCGCAAGCAGCGGTGTGGCAGCCAAGGCGAGTGCGAAGGGGAGTATCCTGAAATGCTTCATGGTGAGGTAGGTCGATGATAACGAAATCCGGCTGGAGATTCCAACACCGCAAAGAGGTGAATTTTGGCTCCCCCATTTGGGGGATGGATTTGTAATGAGCTTGTAATGAGTTGTTTGGGATTGGGTCGGTGTTCCCGTTTTTGCTGAAGGCGACACCGGCCGAAAGGAAAATCTGCAAATCAAGGCAGCGGCGGCTGTCTTGACACTTTTTGTCGAGCTATTTACCCTCGATTTCATGAAAACGATTCGGGCGCTTGGGGTGACCTTGATGGCGGTTTCAATGACGTTTGCCAGCACCGTGCTGGCAGGACCCGGTGGCCAGATTGGCGTCGGGAATCGGGTGGCTGCGATGTGGAGCAATGGTGGCTATTTCCTCGGCACGGTGACGGAGATCGAAGGCGACCGTTATAACATCCTTTTTGAAGATGGAGATCGGTTGGCGGTGAACTCCGCAAATGTGGTCGCGCTTCGCGAGGACATGCCTTTCTCAGTAGGCGATCGCGTAGTCGCAGCATGGAAGGGCATCTCCATGTACCCCGGTGTGGTGACCAAGGTGCATGCGAAATCCTGCATGGTGGGATGGGATGACGGAGATGAGCCTCTGCTCGTGGCGAAGGACAAGATCTTCCACGCGGACAAGGCGGTGGCGGCGACGACGGCAGCAACTGCCTTCAATGTGGGCGATCATGTGACCGCCATGTGGAGGGATTCACGCTACTATCCTGGCATCGTGACCGAGGTTCGCGGCAGCCAGTGCCTCATCAAATGGGACGATGGCGACGAGCCTCTCTTTGTCCTCCAAGAGCACATCCGTTCGCTGTCGAATGCTCCGTCAGCATCACTGAACGTGGGTGACCACGTCCTCGCCACCTGGAAGGATGGTCACAAGTACCCGGGCGTCATCGCTGAGGCTCGTGGGGACTTGTTCCTCATCAGGTGGGACGATGGCGATGAGCCCATGCTGGTGGCGAAGGACAAGATTCTTCCCTTCCCTCAGCAGCAGGTGCAATTGCTCCCAGGCGCGACCCCTACACGGCAGGAGTCAAATAGAGAGCACTAGGCTGCAGATGGCGCGAGCGAGATGCAGGCCACCGCCATGGCGGCCACGCCTTCCTCGCGTCCTACGAAGCCGAGGCGCTCATTCGTGGTCGCCTTGACACCCACGCGATCTGGCGAAATGCCAAGCGCAGCACCGATGCGTTCCTTCATGGCGGCAGCGTGAGGCCTTACCTTCGGCGCTTCCGCGATCACCGTGCTGTCCACGTTCTCAATACTGGCGCCTTTGCTCCGAGCAATCTCCGCGACTTTCTCCAGAATCTTCAGGCTGCTGATGCCCTCAATGCTGGCATCCGAAGGGGGAAACCAATAGCCGATGTCCGGCTCACCGAGGGCTCCGAGCACAGCATCCGCGATGGCATGGCTGAGCACATCCGCATCCGAGTGGCCCTTCAAGCCTTTGGCATGGGGAATCTCCACGCCACCGAGGATGAAGGCGCGGCCTTCTGCATATTGATGAACGTCGTAACCGATGCCTACGCGGGTCATGAATTTTGTCGTTTGATGCGTGAAAGGATTCTGCGGACAGCGACAGGGTTCTTGCGGCTATCGAGCACGGCCTTGATGGTTACCGTTTCGCCATCAATCGTGTAGTAGATGGCGAATGGATGATGAGAACAATTGGTCTTGTGGTAGTGTTTGAGTCGCTTTGAGTGCACGCCACCCAAGGTCGCTAGTCGATCAAGGTCTTCTGCAAGGCACTGAAGAAAATATCTCCCAGCGCCAGATTCCTGATTATCGTAGAACTCGCAGGCCTCCTCGATGTGAAAAGTCGCCGTATTGGCGATCGCAACTTTCATTGGAACTTGGCGAAGAGTTCCTTTTTAACATCTTCCCAATCCCTGATCTCTTCCTCGCCACTGGCAATGCGCTGCTCGACGCCGGCAAGTACCTCCGCGTGCCACGCTGGCATTTCCAATTCCTCGGAGTTCTTCTCAATATCCTCCCAGATGGTCTCTATCAGAGCCATCTTCTCGGCGGTAGTCATTTCAGACAGCGGAAGAACGACGTTCATACTCTCAGGATACGATTGAAGGGACCGTGGCGCAACGCCCGATTCGCCTCAAAGAAACTCCGTGAGATCAACCTTGCCGTTCGTGGCGCAGATGAAGAGCTTGCCCTCGTGGGTGCGGCTGGGCTGTTCGATGAATTCGCCACCGGCTTCGATCAGGAGCAGCTTGCCTGCGGCGATGTCCCATTCGCTGAGCTGTTCCTCGACATAGGCATCAAGGCGTCCGCAGGCGATGTAGGCCAGGGCCAGAGCGGCGCTGCCGAGCATGCGGGTCTTGCGCACGGCCACGGAGATGCGCTTGTAGCGGTCGAAGCTGGCTTCGATGGCTTCGCGGCTCTTGGAGAAGCCGACGGTCACCACGGCATCGGCGAGATGCGCACGGGAACTGGTGCGGATGGGTTTGCCATTGAGCGTGGGCTTGCTGCCCTTCTCGATGGCCCAAGTTTCCTTCTGGATGGGATCGTAGATGACACCGGCGACGAGTTCGCCCTTCTCCTTCACGCCGATGGAGACGCAGAAGTGTGGGATGCCGTAGAAGTAGTTCACCGTGCCATCGATGGGATCCACGATCCACTCGGTGGTGCTCTGAAGATTCCCGTCGCTGCCTTCCTCACCCAGCACGGCGTGATCTGGGAAGTGCTTCAGGATGATGTCCGTGATGATCTGCTGGCTGCGCACATCGAGCTCCAGCTTGATGTCGTACTGCAGCATCTCATTCACGGAGAGGTCCGAGCCGAAGTGCTCACGTTGCAGTTGGCCGGCGGCTTGCGCGGCTTCGATGGCGACATTCAACAAGGAACTCATGGATGCGTTTTTTCCGCTGCCAGCTTCGCGACCCTCCGGATGATTTCGCGGGCCAGCGAACGTTTTGATTGCTTGGGAAGCGGTTCGGTATTCCCGGAAGGGAAGCAGAGAATGACTTCGTTTTCCGCGCTGTCAAACCCTGTGTCCGCCCGGCTGACATCGTTGGCAATCACAAGGTCGCAGCCCTTGCGCTGGAGCTTGGCCATGGCGTTCTCCACGAGGTGCTCCGTTTCCGCGGCAAAGCCGACCAGAAAGCCCTGGTACCCAAACACCGTCCTCATGGAGCCGAGTACATCCGGGGTGCGCTCCAGTTCCAGCGTGAGGGTTTCGTCATGCTTCTTGATCTTCTGGCTCTGCACCGTCTTGGCCCGGTAGTCGGCCACGGCAGCGGCGTGAATGGCGATATGCGGTGCGCTGGCCTTGCAGAATGACTGCACGGCCTCCCACATCTGCTGGGCGGATTCCACCTTCACGAGGTGCACGCCTTCTGGTGCGGCAAGTGCCACGGGCCCACTTACCAAGGTGACCTCATACCCCGCTTCCTTCGCTGCTTCCGCGAGCGCATAGCCCATCTTGCCGGAGGAGCGGTTGGAAAGGAACCGCACGGGATCCAATGCCTCGCGTGTGGGTCCTGCGGTGATGAGGAGGTGCATTGAGGAAACGTAGCTCGCGAGTCCCTTCGCGAGGTATTGTCTTGCGTGCTCCCTGACTCGCGAAGGGACTCGCGAGCTGCGTTAGACCGCTCAGGCCGCTCTTCCTTCCAGCACTTCCATTGCCCTCGCCACCACGCCCTCCACGGGCCAGAGGCGACCGCTGCCTTCATAACCGCACGCGAGCATGCCGTCATCTGGACCGATGAAATGGTGCCCCCAGGACTTGAGCGTTTCCACGTTCTTCTGCGTGGCAGGGTGCGCCCACATTTTGCCATTCATGGCAGGTGCAACGAGCACCGGAGCGCGCGTGGCCAGCGCTATGGTGGTGAGGGCATCATTCGCCAGTCCATGAGCCATGGCGGCGAGTACATTCGCCGAAGCGGGCGCGATGAGCAGCAGGTTGGCGCTGTCCGCGAGACCAATGTGCGTGGGCCGCCAGCTCTCCTTTTCATCGAAGAGGTCGGTCACCACCGGCTGCTTTGAGAGCACCTGCAGGGTGAGCGGCGTGATGAATTGCTGCGAGTCCTTCGTCATCACGCAGGTGACCTTGCAGCCCTGCTTCACGAGCTGGCTGGCGAGGTCTGCTGCCTTGTACGCGGCAATGGAGCCGGTGACGCCGAGGAGGATGTGTTTCATCTGTTGTGGTTACACCCTAATACGCCCCACGAGGCACCGCAAGACATGGGTGCGGGCCGGGCCTCGGACGATACGGTCAGGCTGAGACCTTTCCGCCGGTCCTGAGGATGGTGGTGAAGAAGCGAAACGTGTCCGCCACGTGCTCCGTCCAGTACTCCCAGGTGTGGGCTCCGGGGTACTCCTCGTACACATGGGGAATGCCCTCGTGCAGGAGGTCGGCGTGCAGCACGCGATTGTACTCAATGAGGTCATCCTCCGTGCCGCAGTCGAAGCGCAGCGGAGGAAGCTTTCCGCGACGGTGCAGCATGGCCTCGAAGACGCCCGGCTCCTCATCTGGAGAGAGCTTGAATGCATCCACGGATTCCTCCACGAAGCCCTCCATCTGGCGGAAGTCCGTGATGCTGCTGTGGGCGCTGATGCCTGCGAACTTTTCCGCGAAGAGTGTCCCCAGCCGCAAGGCGCCGTAGCCACCCATGCTCAGGCCACTGATGAAACGCGGCGACCGCGTGACGCGCGGCTCCACGTGAGCGGCGAGGGCGGGCACTTCTTCCACTATCCACTTCGCATAGTCCGCGTCCTGATGGTGCAGGTATCCAGAGCCATCCCCCCAGAGACCGTCGGAGGGCATGGCGAGCATCATGGGCTCGCATTCGCCGGACTTGATGAGCTTTTGCAGCACGCGATGCGCGGCGCCTTTGAGTGCCCAGGCCCAGTGGCTGCCGTAGACGCCGTGAAGCAGCAGCACCAGGGGAAGCGGCTTTTTGTCCGGTGCGCCTTCCGGAATGTAGAAGGTCACGTCCGCCCGCCGCTTCAGGGCCGGTGACTTCACAGTCGCGAAACGCAAACCCGGCTCGGTGAGCGAAGGCTCCGAAAGTTCGACGGTGCGGAATGGTGTGGCCTCGCTCATGGCTTGCGTTGCTATTGAGGTTTCACGGAGAAATCACTGTCCGCCATGCTGCGCAGCACGAGTTCGCGCGTCACGCACCAGTCGTCCATTTCCAGCACCTTGAGGATCGCATCCGCCACGTGTCGTGGAGTGAGGAATTTTTCCACCGGCGCCTTGCGGTCAGAAGCTCCGTCCCAGAAAGCGGTATCCACGCCTCCCGGTAGCACAGCGGTGACGCGCACGCCATGGGCGGCTGCCTCCTCCTGCAGGCCCTGCGTGAAGCCGCGCACGCCCCACTTGGCCGCGCAATAGACCGTTTCGCTGGGGATGCCACGCAGGCTTGCGGTGGAGATCACATTCACAATGTGGCCGGACTTGCGGGTCAGCATGCGGCGCAGGGCTTCCTGGGAGCCGAGGATGGTGCCTTTGAGGTTCACATCCAGCATGAGGTCGATTTCCTCTTCGGTGTAATCCGGAATCCAGCGGTGGCGAGCGAGGCCGGCGTTGTTGATCCACACGGCGATGGGGCCGTGCTTTGCCTCCACTTCCTCGGCGAGTTCGCGTACTTCGGACTGTTTGGTCACATCGCAGGTCAGGGGGAGCAGGTCATCCATGCCCACCATTTCGACAGCGGAGGCCAGGGCCTCGGCATCCACGTCTGCCATGGCCACTTTCATGCCGGCGCGTGCCAGTTCCTCACAAAGCGCGAAGCCGATGCCACGCGCTGCCCCTGTCACTACAGCTACCTTGTCCCGGAGAATCATGCCCCGAATGTTGGCGGGGAGAGGAAACTGGCCAGTGGTTTTTCGGGCTGCACTCGTGGTTGATTGTGACAGGGGGCTGGGCGATGAAGACTGTCCACCCATGCCCGCCGTTCCTTCAGAATCCACCAGTGGTCAAATCCTCGCCCGCGACTGGCGCGACTACGAACTGCTGGATACCGGAGACGGCATGAAGCTGGAGCGCTGGGGCGAGTATGTACTGGCGCGTCCTGACCCCCAAGTCATCTGGCCGCGCAGCGGCGAGTGGAAGCAATGGGACGCCTGGTACCACCGCAGTGACAAGGGTGGGGGACGCTGGGAGTATCGGCGGAAGCTGCCGACTGCGTGGAATATCAAGTATGGCGGGCTGACCTTCAAAATTTCGCCCACCGGATTCAAGCACACCGGCCTCTTCCCGGAGCAGGCGGTGAACTGGGACTGGTGCAGCGGCCTGATTCGCCAGGCCAAATCAAAGGCAAAAGACCGTGAACTGTCCGTGCTCAACCTCTTCGGCTACACCGGCGCCGCCACCGTGGCAGCGGCTGCTGCAGGAGCGAGCGTGTGCCACGTGGATGCCGCGAAAGGCATGGTGGAGTGGTGCGGTGAGAACGCGCGCCTCAGCGGTCTGGGCAAGGCTCCCATCCGCTACATCGTGGATGACTGCATGGCCTACGTGCGCCGCGAGATTCGCCGTGGCCGGAAGTATGACGGCCTCATCATGGACCCGCCGAGCTATGGCCACGGAGCAGCCGGGGAGGTGTGGAAAATGGAAGCACACCTCTGGCCCTTGCTGGAGGAGTGCAAGAAGCTGCTTTCGGATGAGCCCATCTTCTTCCTGGTGAACGCTTACACGACTGGCCTGTCACCCACGGCACTGGGAAATGTCATGACGCAGTTGCTGGGCCCGACGGGTGGAAAGCTGGCGACCGGTGAGGTGGGATTGCCGATCACGCGGGGTGGGTTGACGCTGCCTTGTGGGATTTATGGGCGGTGGTCGTGGTAAGGCCTGAAGGTGCTGGGTGTGGTCACCTGCATGGGATTCAACGCAGAGACACAGAGACGCAGAGGAACTTCGGAGACTGAGGTTGAAGAGGTCTAGAACCTCCAGTTTGCGTTCAGGCTGATGGTGTGATTCGCTTCATCGGTGCGGCCAAACTCGGCGTGGTAGAAGAGCCCGCCAAAGAAGGTACGGTCCACCTGGACGTTCACGCCGCCACCGAGAAAAAAGGCATCGCGCTCAGGGTCCTCAGTGAGATAATCGAATCCGGGACCTGAGCCTCCGGCGAGTCTTGTGTGGAGTGTCTCGCCATCTTGCAGGAACTCATGCTGCCAGAACGCTCGCAACTCAGGAATCACCGTCACCTCCCCGGGCAGCGTGATGGTGTAAGCGACACGTGCGCCGAGGTAGCTGCGCAAGCTATCCACGCTCGCATCATCCAAGCGTAGATTCAGGCTGTCCGCACCGTTCTCGGTGAGGCCATCCAGACTCTGCCGGGTGTATTGAAGGGCGATGCTCGGACCAAAGGTGAAGCTGCCCGCCTCGAAATCATAACCGGTGCCGAAGCTCGCGGAGACCTCATGCCCATCGGGCTCGCTGCTCGCGGTGCGATCGAGCGTGGGCAGCACGATGGCACGCCGCACTTCGTATTCAATGTCCCCGCCTTCCACCGTGGCATGCGCGTAGAAGTTGCCGCGATCATAGAGCGCATAGGCGCCAAAGGTCACCTTCTCCAGATCCGTGCGGTCGCGGCCTGGGTAATCGCTCTCGCCGAATTGATAGCCGGCAAAGATACCCAGGGCGAATTGATCACTCACCGCATAGTCCGCACCGGCGAGGAAGGTGCCGCTGTCGAAATCGCGATCCGGCGTGGTGCCCCAACCCGTTTGAGAAAAGAGTCCCGTCGCCTGCGTCCACACCACCCATCGATCGTCTTCAGGAGGAGCGAGGCCGTCCTGCACGGCTTTCACGTTCTTGGGATTCTTCGTGCTGGGTGTCTGTGGCGTGGCCTGTCGATAGGCTTCGGCACCCATGGTGCGGATGGCGAGGCGGCGTGAGCTGAATTGCTGGTGCAGTCCCTGCATCTGGCTGTGCGCGAGTTCGGTGCTGATCTGCAGCGCGGCGTCGTAGTGACCGGGCAGAATGGCCTCGAACGCCGCGGGGTATTGCTCCTCCCGCAGCATGTCGAGCGCGAGCGTGGTCACGCCGATGTCTCCATCTTCGATGCCAATCCACTGACCGAGCGCTTTCGCCAGTCGTGTCTGGTTCGGCGTTTCCGCTACCAGGGTGTAACTCGCCGGCGCGACCAGCAGGATGCCAGTGCCACTGACGGTGTAGAATCGCCCGCGATTCGCCGAGGGATGCGGCATGGTGATGCGTGAGAAGTGTCCCTTGATGTGTCCCGCGCGCAGGAAAGGGAATTGGTCACCATACTCCAGATCCGCACCCAGCGAGCGCACATCCAGGGTGCCTCCGAGATGAGCGGTACCGCTGACGATCAATTGATCAAAGCGGTGCTGATTGGCAAGCTCCAGCTCCAGCGTACCGCTGCCTGCCTGCCGGTAGTTCCCGTGAATGGTGAGTGTGCCCACCGAGTTCCCCGGAGCCACGGTGCCGTGATTGAGTACGTTGCCGATGATGATGCCACTGCCACCCAGCGTGCCGGCAGGATTCACCCGCACGAATGGAGAGCGCAGCACGGTGTTCACATACAGTCCGCCCTGCTGGATGAGCGTGGTTCCCGCGTAGGAAGGTTGGGCACCTGCGAGGATGAGCCGCCCGGGACCTGACTTGGTGAATGTACCCGGCACAGAGATGGGCGCAGCGATGGTGGCGCGCGCACCTCCCACCACATTCACCTCCGCATCCCCCAGTGAGTACAGCTTCTGTCCCGCAGGTGATACGATGCGATAGCCGTTCACTTCGAAGATGAGCTTCTGGAAAGGCACATCACTTCCGAGAGTGACCACCCCGGGGTGAGCGGTGAAAATCGCGGTCTGTCCAGCCCATGGGCCATTGATGTTGCCTGCTCGATTCGTCCAGTCCGTATCCGTGACATTCCAGATGCCACTCTGTCCGTCGATGGATCCATTGGCGGTAACGTTGCTGCCATCCCAGTATTGCATGCCAGTCGCGGCATTGGCGTCCACCACCACTACCACCAGATTCACTTCGCCATCGGTGCTCGTATCGATGGCAAAGTTTCCGGGATTGAACCCTGCAGGAACGCTTTGAATCGTGAGCAGGGCGTCTGTGAGCGTGCCTCCGTAGGTCATCAGATTGTAGGTGTCTGCAGTGAAGCCACCTCCATCCGTGATGCGTAGCAGGCCATCCAGCAGCAGGTCACCATCCACCTGGATGTGGCTGTTGCTGGGATTGCCCGGAGCGCCAAGAGTGAAGGCAAGGACGGAGGTGTTGTTCAAGTTGAGCGAGCCCACACGCAGTGCTCCGGGAGTGGTGCCATCGCCGGGATGGATGATACCTCCGGCTCCGATGGTCACCGAGTTCTCCACCCGGCCAATGCCACCGAAGGTCGCGTCGCTGGCCACGGTGACGTTGGAGGAAGCCAGCGAACCATTCACATACATGGCGCCTGCATTGACTGCCGTATCTCCCAAGTAGGTGTGGGCACCTGTGAGAATCAAGGTGCCAGTGCCACCCTTTGCGATGCCACCACTGCCGATGACGGGTGCATTGATCGTTGCCACCGCGCCGGAGTTCACCAGCACCACGGCATCAGTAGTGGGATGCAGAGCATAGAGCTGAGCCAGATCCTGATTGATGACATAGCCGCTGGTGATGAACTGCAGTCCTTCAAAGTCGATGTCGTCTCCCAGAGTGACCGTGCCCGCCGTGCCCTGGAAGATGGCCGTCTTGCTATTCCATCCTGAGTTGGGGATCCCTACTTCAGTGGTCCAGTTGGCCGTGGTGTTGTTCCAGGTTCCCGTGCCACCATCCACCACATTGTTGCCCAGGACATTCGGTCCATCCCAGTACTGCAAATCCGTGAACCCGACGATGAGATTCACCTGGCCTGCCGTGGCCGTATCGATGGTGTAGTTCAGCCCAAGCGGCACATCGCCGAGGCCAAGTCCAAAGTTGTTCGTGAGCGTGCTGTAGTTGATGAGGCGATACGTGCCGACGTTGAAACCGGTAAGCGCGTCGATGTTCAGTACGCCGTCCAAAGTTAGAGCTCCATTCACCTGAAGAAGGTCACTGTCCGTACCTGCGATGCCGGGAGGCTGCGGCGGGCCAAGTTCGTAGTCCAGGAGCGAGAGATTGTTCAGGAGCAGGCTCCCCACGGTCAGGGTTCCCGGACTGGCTCCGGGGGCAATCCTGCCGCCGTTGTTGATGGTGGAACTACCTGTGATGCTTCCTGTACCACCAAGGGTGGCCCCATCACTCACCGTCACGGCAGAGAGAGTCATGGAGCCATTCACCCTTAGCGTGCCTGCGCTCACCAGCGTCGCGCCGGCATAGCTCGTGGTGCCTGAGAGGGTCAGAATTCCCAGACCCGTCTTCGTCATTCCTCCTGCTCCACTCAGCGGCGCGCCAATTCCAATGTTGAAGCCATTGCTGTCGATCGTCGCTCCACCGCTCTTGAACTCCACATCCCCGGATTCAAACCCCGCGAGGAACTCCGCTTCATTGGCAGTGGCGCGCAAAGTCCCACCGTCAATATTGAGTTTGGCGCCTGCTACTCCACTGCCACCACCAAATCCGCCTTCTCGAATCTGCTTCGTCACCATCAGTGCGCCACTGCGTACGTCCAACACAGATGGAAACGGCTCGTCGCTGGCCACATTGAGGCGGACCGTTCTTGCTGTGACGGTGGCTTGATTCTCCACGGTCAGTGTTCCCGTTCCGAAGAAGCCCAACTCTAGATCCTCAGTCATCGTCCAGGAAGTGCCACTGCCCGAGACCGTGGCAGTGCCGATGGCCCCATCCAGGTCTCCGATAAAACCAGCCCTGCTCTCAACTGTAGCGCCACTGTTCACGGTGAAGGTGCCAGTGCCATTCACTCCCACCGCGATCTGTTCAGTCAGATGGATGCCTGACCCCGCTCCGGTGACCGTGACTTCGGCTGTGGTGCCAGGGTTTCCCGCAATCGACAGATACCTGCCTGTCAGCTGGCCTCCTTTCTCAAATACGGCTTCACTGTCGTTGAACACGCCGACTTGGAGTTCCCCATCGAAGATACTGGCAGTGCCCGTCAGGGTGAGCTTGGAATTGGCTCCTGAGACTAGCAGATGCCCTTCGCCGAGGTCCCCAAGAAAGGAACCTCCCATGCTCAGGGAATCGGCACGAAACTCACCACCATTCAGTACATGCAATGTGCCATCGCCGCCCTCACCGATCGCGCTCGCGAATCCCGCCAGCGAGGAGGCGTCCCACAGCGAGTTCGCACCCGTCACGGTAATTTTTGAAGTGCTGGTTGCCCGCCGGGCCACGTCTACAAAGCTGCTTCTCATCACGGCTCCATTCTCCACGGACACTGTCGCGGATCCCTGGTCACCAATCAGCGCCCAGCCGCTGTTGTTCCACACCGTGCCTGCGCCCTGGAGGGTGAGCTGGTGCACTCCTCCTGCGGTGCCAGCCATTTGAAAGGAGGCG
Protein-coding regions in this window:
- a CDS encoding autotransporter domain-containing protein, whose protein sequence is MSWNAGTGNWFTSTNWTPGVVPTSSINAFINNAGTAQVLTTGGQVRVLTLGASAGQSGTLLVQGGALTTSSSLLVGDFGTGTVTVSNGGTLTSGITGIANNAGSTGTLTVTGANSRWTFSSQGDVGSSGHGELYVLEGGTVNSGNGAMNVGNDSGASGLVVITGTTAATSSTVVFTFVGAAANSTGEIRVTGPLAIWNGGITSIGQSAQGTVTLSQGATGTTNTLNIGTNAAAVGTLTVQNANTTLTAAGVNVGVSGRGTMLISDGGVVNGTTGRIGQNIGATGEVTVTGANSKWLLSGDITTGATAPGSGGSATLSILNGGYVRTNGRFSANATFNLTVSGTNSKLEILDVASFGSLAGAVVQNSQVQVLSGGSVVTGAPAALSNSTNFLAAVGDTLGITITNGSWTAQGGMVFTGAGTTTTTVSQGSTINTSSTAPNVASFQMAGTAGGVHQLTLQGAGTVWNNSGWALIGDQGSATVSVENGAVMRSSFVDVARRATSTSKITVTGANSLWDASSLAGFASAIGEGGDGTLHVLNGGEFRADSLSMGGSFLGDLGEGHLLVSGANSKLTLTGTASIFDGELQVGVFNDSEAVFEKGGQLTGRYLSIAGNPGTTAEVTVTGAGSGIHLTEQIAVGVNGTGTFTVNSGATVESRAGFIGDLDGAIGTATVSGSGTSWTMTEDLELGFFGTGTLTVENQATVTARTVRLNVASDEPFPSVLDVRSGALMVTKQIREGGFGGGSGVAGAKLNIDGGTLRATANEAEFLAGFESGDVEFKSGGATIDSNGFNIGIGAPLSGAGGMTKTGLGILTLSGTTSYAGATLVSAGTLRVNGSMTLSAVTVSDGATLGGTGSITGSSTINNGGRIAPGASPGTLTVGSLLLNNLSLLDYELGPPQPPGIAGTDSDLLQVNGALTLDGVLNIDALTGFNVGTYRLINYSTLTNNFGLGLGDVPLGLNYTIDTATAGQVNLIVGFTDLQYWDGPNVLGNNVVDGGTGTWNNTTANWTTEVGIPNSGWNSKTAIFQGTAGTVTLGDDIDFEGLQFITSGYVINQDLAQLYALHPTTDAVVLVNSGAVATINAPVIGSGGIAKGGTGTLILTGAHTYLGDTAVNAGAMYVNGSLASSNVTVASDATFGGIGRVENSVTIGAGGIIHPGDGTTPGALRVGSLNLNNTSVLAFTLGAPGNPSNSHIQVDGDLLLDGLLRITDGGGFTADTYNLMTYGGTLTDALLTIQSVPAGFNPGNFAIDTSTDGEVNLVVVVVDANAATGMQYWDGSNVTANGSIDGQSGIWNVTDTDWTNRAGNINGPWAGQTAIFTAHPGVVTLGSDVPFQKLIFEVNGYRIVSPAGQKLYSLGDAEVNVVGGARATIAAPISVPGTFTKSGPGRLILAGAQPSYAGTTLIQQGGLYVNTVLRSPFVRVNPAGTLGGSGIIIGNVLNHGTVAPGNSVGTLTIHGNYRQAGSGTLELELANQHRFDQLIVSGTAHLGGTLDVRSLGADLEYGDQFPFLRAGHIKGHFSRITMPHPSANRGRFYTVSGTGILLVAPASYTLVAETPNQTRLAKALGQWIGIEDGDIGVTTLALDMLREEQYPAAFEAILPGHYDAALQISTELAHSQMQGLHQQFSSRRLAIRTMGAEAYRQATPQTPSTKNPKNVKAVQDGLAPPEDDRWVVWTQATGLFSQTGWGTTPDRDFDSGTFLAGADYAVSDQFALGIFAGYQFGESDYPGRDRTDLEKVTFGAYALYDRGNFYAHATVEGGDIEYEVRRAIVLPTLDRTASSEPDGHEVSASFGTGYDFEAGSFTFGPSIALQYTRQSLDGLTENGADSLNLRLDDASVDSLRSYLGARVAYTITLPGEVTVIPELRAFWQHEFLQDGETLHTRLAGGSGPGFDYLTEDPERDAFFLGGGVNVQVDRTFFGGLFYHAEFGRTDEANHTISLNANWRF